The Ralstonia sp. RRA genomic interval CACACCCGGCTTGCCTGCGCGCAGCAGCGAGCCCAGCAGCACCAAGAGCACAAAGCTCATCAGCGCAGACGTGGCGATGGCGACACCTGGATCTAGCATGGGCACCCTCCCGCTGGGTCTACTGTGGCGGTGGATTCTACGTGAGGGGGCGTTCTGCGGGCATCACCGGGTGGTGGGGCACGAACTCCCGCGAACTTGTCTACATCCAGTACTCAAGTTAAGCGAGCCCGCGTGTGGGCAGATGAAAGATCTGCGCGTACCACGACTCAGATGCCGGCAGAAAGATAGCGTGCCGGCACCACGTCAGTCAGCCACACACCGTTCTCTGAGCGGAAGAACGTGTGCCCCTCGGCATGCATGCGCGCGGCGTCCACTGTCAGTACCACCACAACCCCATAGCGCTGGCCGACCGATCGGGCAGTGGCAGGATCGTTCGTCAAGTGCACATGGTGGCGCTGGCGCTTGTCCAGGCCAGTGGCAAGGATGGACTCCAGAAACCGCGTTGCCGTGCCGTGGTACAGCACCTCGGGTGGCGCCGCGGGCAGCAGGCCGAGGTCCACATCGATCGAATGGCCTTGATTGGCGCGAATGTGCTGGCCATCTTCGCTGATCGCAAAGCGTTTCTTGTCGCTGGTTTCGACCACGGCTTCAAGCTGCTCGCGCGTCATCGGGCGACCTGATGCGGCGGCTTTCTCCAGCAAGGTGCCGATGCCGGCCCATCCGGCATCGTCGAGCGCCAGCCCGATGCGTTCGGGCTCGTGGCGCAGGATCAGGCTGAGAAATTTGCTGAGGGATTTGAGTTCGGATGGGTGCATAGGGCCGATGTTCTCACCCCTCAGGACGGACGACCATCAGGCGTGGCCAGAAAGCTGCGAAATGATCGCGCCCGGATGCTTGGTAGCCGGCGCCGCCGTTGCGATCAGTGCCTGGGGTACAGATCGTCGATGGCAACACCACCAACCGAAATCAGCAGGGCCTCTGTGGATGCCATCGCTGCGGGGTCGGCCTCTACGGTCAGGATGTAACGGCCGCCCAGAACGACGTTCTGGAACTTGCTCTCGTACGTTTCGGCCTGCTCGCCGCGCGGTTCGTGATCTCCGCTGACGAAGTTGCCGCACACGGCACCCGCTTCGTCACCCTGGTACGAGAGCGCCACGCAATCGCGTGCCAGGCCGGACCGCAGCACGGTCTGCCGGGCCGCTTCAGCATCCGCGTGGTCAATAAAGATGCGAACAATGGTAGGCATAAGGTTCTCCCTGTCGTGGTGAACCCTGTTTTGACGCATCACATGTGCCTGCCGCTAGGTCACACCACGTCGTACATCGGCCCATCCCATCCGTCCAGGTATTTGGGCAATGCATCCGCCACATCCACCACGCGGTGCCGGTAAAACAGATGCATGGTCGGCGCCAATGCGTCAGGCAAACCGTTCTGCGCGGCGCGCGCGAAGAGGCTGTTAGGGATCACCGCCATGCCCAGGCGATTGTTGCCGAAGAGGGTCTCTCCGCAATGGCGGCAGAAGTGGCGCTTGAGTTGGCGTGTGGGGTGCTGGAAGGCGATGAGGTCGGCGGCGCCGCGTTCAACGGTGACGTGGGCTGGGTCCCACGCGGTGGCGGAGAGTACCGGCGTGCCGTAGAAATCGCGACAGGCGTTGCAGTGGCAATTGGCGCGTGCAGCGGGTGAGCCGGCAATGCGCAGTTGCACGCGGCCACAGATGCATTGCAGGGTATCGGGGATTGCTGTCAAACCTGAACTCCTGAGCTGGAATGCTGGTGCGCATTCTACGAGCGCCCGCTCAGGTCTGCTGGTAACGCTGCGCCGCTTAGAACAACGCCATCTGCCGCATGCCAAACCCGATCGCCTCTTCCACGCGCATGCGCGCATGCGAGAGCGACCCTTCAATGCCCGACAGCGTGCCCGCCAGCCAGCGGTAGACGAGGGGCGCATCGCCACGCGGGCTCAGGTGGATTTCACCGAGCTTCTTGCCGCGCTTGTCGCGATAGTAGTGAGAGCGGTAGCCGCGTTCCCAATGCGTGATCGGGCCGCGCCATTGGCGCGGGCGGCGGGGTTTGGCGGAGGGGGGGTCGGCGGGCGCTGCCGACACCGAATCCTCCCAGCCGAATGCGGGTTTGGCGAACAGCGGCAAACCTTCCAGATCGGGGTAAAAATCCATCGTCGTAGGCTCAGCTAACCGCGCCGCCGCTGGCTTTGCAGACATACACGGCGCGTAGTCCGCATGATACCTGGGTTTGTGGAGAACATCACGTGCAAACGCAATGCGGGCGCGCTCCGGATGCCATTTGCATCGGTATCATTGCGCTTGCCAACCCACCCAGATCTCCGGTAATCCGCCAACACCCGCCATGCACACCACTCTCAAACCTTCCGTCACGATCAAGACTGCCTTGCTCGCCTGCGCCGTGTGCCTCGTGGCGGGTTGCGCAACGCCGGTGACTGCGCAGGAAAGCGCCTTCGCACCGCTGCTGCGCCATCTGGCCGACCGTCTTGTCACCGCCGATCAGGTGGCCCTGAGCAAATGGGACACCGGCCAATCGGTCTACGACCCGGAACGGGAAGCCAAGGTCATCGCCAACGTTTCGGGCATCGCGTCCACCTTCGGGTTGAACGCGACGGACGTGGCCAGTGTCTTTGCCGACCAGATCGAAGCCAACAAGGAAGTGCAATACGCCCTGCTCAACGACTGGCGCAGGGCCGGCGCGGCACCCACCACGCCGCGGCAGAGCCTGTCCGGCGACATCCGGCCGCGCTTGGACACACTGCAGACGTCGATCCTGCAAAGCCTGCGTGACGCTGCCCCAGCCCGCAGTCAAGCAGATTGCCTGACGCGCGTCGCACAAGACATCGGCCGTGTTGCCCACGAGAAGTCGCTAGACACGCTGCACCGCATAGCACTGGATCGCGCGACGGCGCGGCTTTGCGCCAAATCCTGAGCGACGGATATGTCAGCGCGGTGACTGATCTACGCGCAGCCAGATGCGCGAAGCATGCTGAGGGCGCTGGTTCAATGCGGGCGGCGTGAGCGCCTACAGCGTGCCCGCCCGGCGACAGACCTCTCTGACCAGCGCGTTCAGCAACGTCGCCTGCTCACTGGCCACCTCCACCATCGGCACAGCCCAGGCACAGTCCGACAGATCGAAGTGATGCTGCCAGTCCTGCGAGGCCCGCAGCCCGGCAAGGCTGAACCCTGACGACCCGCCCGTATCGGCGTGCCCGCCGCCGATGGATTCGCCAAGCTCGAACGCCCGCTCCCTGAACGGGCAGAGCCACACGCCGTACACGTGATGCGACGCATGCTGAGAAGTCGGTGCCTGGTTCTTGTAGCCAAGCCGAAGAACCTGGCGCTGCAGCGCCCAGCCTTCGATCGGCTTGGACTTCTCATAGAGATAAGCGGCGTCGAGAATGCGGCCGCCAGGCCAGCACACCTGCCGCGCGTCAAAGGTCAGGTTCTTGAGCTTGTGCGGATAGGCAAGCTCAGGCCAATCCTTCTCCGTCCGGGCGATCGATGCGTCGAACAGGCGAATCTCCTGCCCTTCAAACTCCAGCGCGAGTTGCCAGGTTTCGTTCGGGATGACGTTGGTGAGGGTGGGCATCTTGTCGTGGCTAAGTCGTCTGACAACGGGTCGCATGCCGTTGTTGCACATCGCGCATTTTTACGAGATTTTCATTTGACGCTCAATGGGGGCGGCGCGTAGTATGAATTCACGGTTGCGGGACAGACCCAACGCCGCCAATCTCTTGAGGGAGCCTCATGAGCACCAATGCAAAGCGCTTCGATGCGCTTGTCTTCATCGGCCGTTTCCAGCCGATGCACCGTGGACACCTTGACGTACTGCGCCGGGCATTGAGCCTTGCCGATACGGTTTGCGTCCTGATCGGCTCGACCGATAAACCCCGCACCATCAAAGACCCGTTCTCGTTCGACGAGCGCCGGCAGATGATTGCCTCTGCGCTGGACGCGGCGTCCCGCACCCGCGTGCGCTTTGCGCCGGTACAGGACTCCACCTACAACGACGGCGACTGGGTCCGCTGGGTACAAGACGCGGTGGCCGCCGAACTGGGCGACACCGCCGGCCGCAAGATCGGCATCATCGGCCACGAGAAGGATGGCACCTCGTACTACCTCCGCATGTTTCCGCAGTGGGAGCTGGTGGAAGTCGACAGCACCGAGGACATTTCCGCCACCGAGATCCGCGAGCAATTCCTGGCTGAGCGCAGCAACAGCTTCGTGTCGTGGGCCGTGCCCGCACCGGTGTTCGAGTGGATGGAGAACTTCCGCAACCAGCCGGCGTTCGCGCAGCTGAAGGCGGAAGCGGAGTTCATTGCCGGCTACAAGAAGGCCTGGTCGGCAGCGCCGTATCCCGTCACCTTCGTCACGGTCGATGCGGTGGTCGTGCATTCCGGCCACCTGCTGCTGGTGCGCCGGCGCAGCGAGCCCGGGCGTGGCCTGTGGGCATTGCCGGGCGGCTTCGTCAACCAGGAGGAACGGCTGGAGGCTGCGTGCCTTCGCGAGTTGCGCGAAGAGACGGGGCTCAAGCTGCCGGAGCCCGTGCTGCGCGGCTCGTTGAAAGACCGGCAGGTGTTTGATCACCCGCAGCGCTCGCTGCGCGGGCGGACGATCACCCACGCGTTCCTGTTCAGCTTTCCGGTGGGTGACCTGCCGCGTGTCAAGGGCGGCGACGATGCCGACAAGGCACGCTGGGTCCCGCTCAACGATTTCGCGCGCATGCGCAGCGTCATGTTTGAGGACCACTTCGATATCGCGTACCACTTTCTCGGCAAGCTCTAACGCTACCGATACCCGCTTCACCCGCTGGGACAGACCCGGCGGCCACCCAACGGCATAGAGGAGCTCTAGCCATGCAAAACGACCTGCGTCGTCTGTCGTCCATCCTGTCCAATCCGATCCTCAACACGGATTCGTACAAGGCTTCCCACTACCTGCAGTACCCGCCGGGCACCTCGGCGATGTTCTCGTACATCGAGTCGCGCGGCGGGCGCTACGACAGCACGCTGTTCTTCGGGCTGCAGATGCTGCTCAAGGAGTACCTGAGCCAGCCCATCACTACGGCGATGATCGACGAAGCCCGCGACTTCTTTGGCGCGCACGGCGAGCCGTTCAACGAAGCCGGCTGGCGCTATATCGTCGAGGCCTATGGCGGCTATCTGCCGGTGCGCATCCGTGCGGTGCCGGAAGGTTCGGTGGTGCCCACGCACAACGTGCTCGTGACCGTGGAATGCGACGACCCACAAGTGTTCTGGCTGACCTCGTATATCGAGACAATGCTGCTGCGCGTCTGGTATCCGGTGACGGTGGCCACGCAGAGCTGGCAGTTGCGGCAGCTTGTGCGCCGCTACCTGGAGCGCACCAGCGACGACATCTCGCAACTGCCGTTCAAAGTGCATGACTTTGGCGCACGCGGTGTGTCGAGCGCTGAATCCTCGGCCATTGGCGGCGCCGCACACTTGGTGAGCTTCATGGGCTCGGACACCGTGCTGGGCGTGGTGGCGGCCAACGCCTACTACAACGCGCCCATGGCAGCATTCTCGGTGCCGGCCGCCGAGCACAGCACCATCACCGCCTGGGGCCGCGCGGGTGAAGGCGATGCGTATCGCAACATGCTCCAGCAGTTCGGCAAGCCGGGCGCGATCGTCTCGGTGGTCTCCGACTCGTACGACCTGTTTGCCGCGCTGCGCATGTGGGGTACGGAACTCCGGCAGACGGTCATCGACTCCGGCGCCACGTTGGTCATTCGCCCAGACTCCGGCGACCCGCAGACCATTGTGATGCAGACCCTGCACGCGCTGGACGAAGCCTTCGACTCGGTGGTCAACGGTAAGGGGTATCGCGTGCTCAACCATGTGCGCGTGATCCAGGGCGATGGCGTCAATGCAGACTCCATCGAGGCCATCCTGGCTGCGATGGAAGCCGCGGGCTATGCAGCAGACAACATCGTGTTCGGCATGGGCGGCGCGCTGCTGCAGCAACTGAACCGCGACACACAGCGCTTTGCCATGAAGTGCTCGGCAGTCAAGGTGGACGATGTCTGGCGCGATGTCTGCAAGGACCCGGTCACGGATGCCGGCAAGCGCTCCAAGCAAGGGCGCCTGACCTTGCTGCGCAATCGGCAGACCGGCGCCTACCAAACCACGACGCTCCCGCTGGCCTGGGACGACCGTCGCGTCGAAGGCGATTGGGTGGAAGCGCTCGAAACGGTGTTCGACTGCGGCAAGCTGCTGATCGACGTGTCGCTGGATGACGTACGCGCCCGCGCCCAGGCGCACGAAGTCTAAGTACAAGGCTGTAGCGCGCCTGCCGCGACCCGGACGACCTTTACGTGGCTCTGCCGCGGCAGACGCAGAAGCATCAAGAAACGGATTCCGATCATGATCGAGAAGAAGAAGCTCTATCACGTGACCGTGCTGTCCAACTTCGCACGGGCATTCGACAAGTACTCGCATTGCTATGCGAAGGCCGGCATTCCGGAAAGCACCTATCCCGACCGCTTCTATCTGCTGGAGCGCAGCGACCTCCACATCGGTTATCAGAAGGCTTCGCAGTTGCTGGAGAAGCTCGCAATTCCTGGCAACCGATTGATCGCACTGGAAACCGAAGTCGACCCCAGGCTGATCCAGGAGAACACGACCACCGGACGCGGCGTTTTCATTCAATCCGATCACATCAGGCTCAGCGGGCTGTACGACCTTAAGCCGAACGACAACGGCATCGCCATACGCCGCGCTGTGGTTGAGGAAATGACAGCGGCTTCGCTTCGGCTGTCGAGCCAGCAGTTTCAAGAATTTGCGGCGCTGCGGCCGCGCACCCTGTCCATCCTGCCCATCGCGCAGGGTTGTCAGGCCAAGTGTGCGTTCTGCTTTTCCAAGGCGTCGATTTCCGCTGACCAGGCACCGTATCGGCCCGACTGGGACACCGTTGGCGCATGGCTGGACAAGGCGGCAGCGCATGGTGCCGAACGCGCCGTGATCACCGGTGGTGGCGAGCCGACGCTACTGCCTTTCGCACAACTCGAAAAGCTCATTGCCTGTTGCGCAGAGCGATTCAGCAAGGTGGTGCTGATCTCCAACGGACACGCGTTTGCAACGCTTGCACAAGCCGAGCGCATTGCGCACTTGCGTGCCCTGCACGACGCGGGGCTGAGCGTGCTGTCCCTCTCCCGCCATCACTTCGATGCGCAGCACAACGAACGCATCATGAAGCTCAACACGCCAGTTGAAGCGATCGTCAGCACTTGGCGCGAGCATCGTCATCTCTGGCCGAATCTGCGCCTGCGGTTCATCTGTGTTCTGCAAGATGGCGGGGTGGAAGATGAAGAGACGCTCGAACACTATCTGACCTGGGCGGCAGATCAGGGCATTGAAGAAATCTGCTTCAAGGAGCTTTACGTTTCAACCAGCACGGAATCGATGTACTTCGATCGCGCGGCAAACGATTGGAGCCGGCATCACCAGGTGCCGCTTGCGCTTGTCACCGATTTTGCCGCGCGCGCGGGCTTCTCCATTGCGCACCGCCTGCCCTGGGGCGCGCCCGTCTTTGCCGGTGAATGGGCAGGCCGTCCCATGCGCATTGCCGCCTATACCGAACCGAGCCTGTACTGGGAGCGCACCCACGGCATCGCCCGCAGCTGGAACGTGATGGCTGATGGCCGCTGCTACGCCTCACTGGAAGACCGCGCAAGCGAACTCACCCTGGAGGCCCTGACATGAACTTCGCAGCGTTCAAGCTGTGGCGCGAGGCCTGCATTCGTACGGTGCCCGACGTGGTGGATTGCGCCGAAACGAATCTGTATAGCGCCCTCGCCCCACTGCAACCGCGTCTTGATCCTTCAGACACACATCCGCGGGTGCATCGTTGCGATCTCGCGCGGGCATGGCTGCAACGGTATGGCTTTGATACCGGGCGTTCGCGCCAGGCGCTCGTGTGTCGAGGGGTGCGGCATGCTCTGCAATTGATCTTCAAGCGGCTGTCTGCAGAGGGCGCTCGCCTGTGGCTGCCGAGTGATGTCTACCCCGTCTACCAAGCGCTCGCGCAGTCGGCAGGCATCGCACCGCAGACGTTCCCGACGCTACCCGCGCCGAGCTTTCCTATGGCCGGGGGGACCGACGGCCCCGAGTTTCTCCTCATCGCGAACCCGCTCAAGCCGCTGGGGCGATTCCTGAACGATGAGGAATGCGCCGCGCTGGTGGCATGGGTCAACGCGGCACCTGGCCGGCGTCTGCTGATTGACTGCGTCTACGACCTGGGGGCGCCGTTTCACTCAACGACGATGCAGTTGCTGCAGACCGAACGCGCGATCCTGCTCCACTCGACCACCAAAGGCTGGCTGACGCCGCAGACGTTCGGCGTGGCACTGGTGGGCGAGGACTGCGCTGGGTTCGAATCCGACTTCCGGGAGGATCCACCGGCCGCAATGCAGCTACAGCTCGCGCACCATTTTCTTTCGGTGGAAGCCGACTGCCCCGCGCGTGTGGTCGACGCGCTTCAGGCACGCGCCCGCAGACTTGCCGAGCGATTGCCCGAGGCCATTCGCGATGCGGGCCGGGTTGGGTCCACAGACTGCGCGCCTGGCTGCTACCTCTTTCCGGTACCGCTCAGTGCGGAGCAGCTCCTGCACACGCACGGCCTGGTTGCCATCCCCGCAAGCGCGTTCGGCGCCGAAGGCTGGAGTGGCAGCATTCTGACCAGCCTGTCCGATAGCTTTGCTCCACAACACCATGCATCGACCTGACATGACGCCACTTGCCGACATGGCCGTCTACGAAGACGCCGACTTCTACGATCAGGAATTCACCAACCGAGCGCACGACGCCAGCTTCTTCATCGAGCAGGCCAAGCAAGCCGACGGCCCCGTGTTGGAGGTGGCCTGCGGCACCGGCCGTATCACGCTGCCCATTGCGCGAGCCGGTGTCGACATCACGGGGCTGGACGTCATGCGTTCCATGCTGGACCGGGCACGCCAGAAATCGCAGGCCGAAGGGCTTGATGTGATCTGGCTTGAGCAGGACTGCCGGGCGATCCAGTCAGAACGGCGCTTCTCGCTGATCTTCTCGGCCACCAATGCCATGCAGCATCTGCACGACCTGGATTCGGTCAACGCGTTTCTGGGTTCTGCAAAGCGCGCGCTGGCGCCGGGCGGCACGTTGATCCTCGATGTGTTCAATCCGGACATCCGCAAGCTGGCGCGGTCGGGCGATACCCGCTACCTGCACAAGTCGATGATTGACGCCGAGGGAAGGGAAATCCGCGTCGAGGCGACTTCGCACTACGACACGGCCAGCCAGATCCTGAGATTCGAACTCTATTACCTGCGTCACGGCGAGTGCATCCGGACCAAGCAGGTCAGCATGCGCTGCTTTTTCCCGGAAGAGCTGCTGGCGCTGTGCCGGTTCAACGGATTCGACGTTGTGCAGCGGTTTGGAGGGTACGACGCGTCGCCATTCACGACGCACGCATCCAAGCAGATCCTGTTCTGCCGTGCCGCCTGACATACGCCCCGGCCAAGCGCAGCGATACGGAAGTCCGCTGCGCCTGGCCCGAAAGGCCTGCATACACCTGATGCCTAGGCCTCTGCTGCACCGATGACCTGTAGAAGCTCGTCGAGTCGCTCAAGGGTGGAGGTCATGCCGTCCTTCAATCCCATGTCGATGACCTTCTGCACATCTTCCGGCGAGTTGTAGACCACAACGGTCGTCACCAGCGTCGTTTCCTTTGCATCGGTGAAGGTGACATCCCAACGCGCCCTGGGCATATCGGGATTCACAACGCCGGTCTCGTCGCTGAAGCCGTCCAGGGCCGTGTAGCCGTCGATCGGGTTGACGGTTTGGTAGTCCACCCGGCTCCAGAACGTCTGGCCGTCAGGGGTGGTCATACCGTAGTGCCAGTAGCCTCCTGCCTTGAATTCCATGTGCTTTGTCTTGGCGGTCAGAGGCTTGGGTGCAAACCATCGATCGAGCAGCTCGCGCTTCGTATGGCAATCCCACACGAGCTGGCGCTTGGCCGCGAACTCTCGCTTCACGGTGATGCGGCTCTTTTCCTTGTCGACGAGAAAATCGAATTGAAGCTTAGCGTTCATCACCTTCTCCCTTTAGTTCATCCAAGAGGTTGTCCAGATTGCGATACCGGCTTGCCCAGGTCGCGCGCTGGTCTGCAAACCAGCGCTCTGCGGCATCCAGCTTCTCTTGTTCAAGCACGCACGTCCGGATTCGGCCGCTCTTGCTGGAACGGATCAACCCGGTCATTTCCAGTACCCGCACGTGTTTCATGAACGACGGCAGGGCCATGTCGAATGGCTCCGCCAGTTCACTCACCGTTGCGGGCCCGCTACCGAGCCGATGAACAACAGCCCTGCGCGTCGGGTCTGCAAGCGCATGAAAGATCGCGTCTAGCGCAATTGCATTGTTATCCATTTGGCTAACTATAGTCTCGATGATTTTTCATTGCAACAAGGATGACCGCAACGACAGCCGGCCGCACTACGAGTAGGCCAGCAACCGACATACACCCGTCGCGGAGGTGTGAGACATTGGTCGCCCCGACAGCGGCATGCGCCCTATCCCGCAGCGCCCGGCTCTGTGATGTGATCGATTGAAGCCAGCGGACGCGCGTGCCCGATTCTTCAGGAGACACACATGCCCAGCAAGAACACGATCTGTCTATGGTTCAACAACGATGCGGTTGACGCTGCCAACTTCTATGCGCAGACCTTTCCCGACAGCGCGGTGCAGGCCATCCACCGCGCGCCGGGCGACTACCCCGCGGGCAAGCAGGGCAACGTGTTGACGGTGGAGTTCACCGTGGCCGGCATTCCCTGCCTGGGGCTGAACGGCGGCCCGGCCTTCCAGCACAATGAGGCCTTCTCTTTTCAGATCGCCACGGACGACCAGGCCGAAACCGACCGCCTGTGGAATGCCATCGTCAACAACGGCGGCCAGGAAAGTGCGTGCGGCTGGTGCAAGGACCGCTGGGGCGTCTCGTGGCAGATCACTCCGCGCGTGCTCAGTGAGGCGATCTGCGATCCCGACCCCGCCGCGGCCAAACGCGCCTTCGACGCGATGATGACGATGGGCAAGATCGACATCGCCACGATTGAAGCGGCACGGCGGGGCTAGGGCGCCACCTCAAACACCATGTGCACTGGGCGGCTGGATCACGACACCAGCGCCCGCTCTAACCCTCGCAACCTTGTCATCCAGCCGGTCCCGTCGCTTGCAGCGATTCTTCTCTCGGTCGAACAAAAGAAAGGTGAGCCTTTGACCAAACCGGAGGTGGAAGCCCTGCGGGACAACATCACCGTGGTCGCGGTGCCCGCTGAAGCTGCGGAGGCTGTCGATATCAATCGGGGCGCCAAGGACATCGACGCCTCCAATGTTTGGGAAGCGTGGCAGGTGCTACGGAAGCCGTTTCAGTGCGTTGACTGCCCGCTCAACAACGAAAATGGCCAGTCCATCAAGACCGGCCATCCGGGGAGAAGCGTCTCCCAGCGTGTTGGGGAGTGGGATCAACCCAAATCAAGCGGCACGAAAATCTTTGTATCGTCCCGCTGCACCAGCAACGCAACATGCTTGCCGGCGCGATCGACCAGCGTGCGCAGTTCCTGCGCAGACGACACCGGCGTACCGTTGAGCGACAGAATCACGTCGCCCGGCTGGATGCCGACCTTGGCCGCAGGCCCCGTCGCATCCATCACCACCAGCCCGCCAGGCAGGCCGCTCTGACGCTTTTCTTCCGGCTGCAGCGGGCGCACCGCCAGGCCCAGGCGACCTTGGTCAGGCGTCGCCTTTTCGTTGGCCGCCACCTTCGCATCCTTGGCAGCACCCACGGTGACCGCCAGCGTGGTCGGCTTGCCCTGGCGGATGATCTGCATCGGCACGGTGGTGCCCGGCTTGATCTCGGCCACCTGTTCGGGCAGGTCGCCCGAGTGGTCAATGCGAGCACCGTTGATTTGCAGGATCACGTCACCGGTCTGCAAGCCCGCCTTGGCGGCCGGGCCATCGGCCTCCACCGAGTTGACGAGCGCACCTTCAGGCTTCGGCAGCTTGAAGGAATCGGCCAGCGACTGATTGACCTCCTGCACAGCAATGCCCAGGCGGCCGCGCGTGACCTTGCCGGTGGACACAAGCTGCTGCTCCACCTTCATCGCCACATCAATCGGGATGGCAAACGACAGGCCCTGGTAGCCACCGGTCTGGCTGTAGATCTGCGAGTTGATGCCGATCACCTCGCCGCGCACATTGAACAGCGGGCCGCCCGAGTTGCCGGGGTTCACGGCCACATCCGTCTGGATGAAGGGCACATACGTATCGTCTGGCAATGAACGCGACTTGGCGCTCACGATGCCCGCCGTCACCGTGTTGTCAAAACCGTACGGCGAGCCGATGGCCGCCACCGGCTCACCCACCTTGGTGTTGGCCGGGTTGCCGATCTGCACCACGGGCAGGTTGTTGGCAGAGATGCGCAGCACAGCCACATCCGATTGCTTGTCCACGCCCAGCACCTTGGCCTTGAACTCGCGGCGGTCGGTCAGCTTGACGTTGACCTCCTGCGCACCATCCACCACGTGGGCGTTGGTCAGGATCAGCCCATCGGCCGAGACGATGAAGCCCGAGCCCAGCCCGCG includes:
- a CDS encoding class I SAM-dependent methyltransferase, which gives rise to MTPLADMAVYEDADFYDQEFTNRAHDASFFIEQAKQADGPVLEVACGTGRITLPIARAGVDITGLDVMRSMLDRARQKSQAEGLDVIWLEQDCRAIQSERRFSLIFSATNAMQHLHDLDSVNAFLGSAKRALAPGGTLILDVFNPDIRKLARSGDTRYLHKSMIDAEGREIRVEATSHYDTASQILRFELYYLRHGECIRTKQVSMRCFFPEELLALCRFNGFDVVQRFGGYDASPFTTHASKQILFCRAA
- a CDS encoding SRPBCC domain-containing protein; this encodes MNAKLQFDFLVDKEKSRITVKREFAAKRQLVWDCHTKRELLDRWFAPKPLTAKTKHMEFKAGGYWHYGMTTPDGQTFWSRVDYQTVNPIDGYTALDGFSDETGVVNPDMPRARWDVTFTDAKETTLVTTVVVYNSPEDVQKVIDMGLKDGMTSTLERLDELLQVIGAAEA
- a CDS encoding nicotinate phosphoribosyltransferase; protein product: MQNDLRRLSSILSNPILNTDSYKASHYLQYPPGTSAMFSYIESRGGRYDSTLFFGLQMLLKEYLSQPITTAMIDEARDFFGAHGEPFNEAGWRYIVEAYGGYLPVRIRAVPEGSVVPTHNVLVTVECDDPQVFWLTSYIETMLLRVWYPVTVATQSWQLRQLVRRYLERTSDDISQLPFKVHDFGARGVSSAESSAIGGAAHLVSFMGSDTVLGVVAANAYYNAPMAAFSVPAAEHSTITAWGRAGEGDAYRNMLQQFGKPGAIVSVVSDSYDLFAALRMWGTELRQTVIDSGATLVIRPDSGDPQTIVMQTLHALDEAFDSVVNGKGYRVLNHVRVIQGDGVNADSIEAILAAMEAAGYAADNIVFGMGGALLQQLNRDTQRFAMKCSAVKVDDVWRDVCKDPVTDAGKRSKQGRLTLLRNRQTGAYQTTTLPLAWDDRRVEGDWVEALETVFDCGKLLIDVSLDDVRARAQAHEV
- a CDS encoding aminotransferase class I/II-fold pyridoxal phosphate-dependent enzyme, whose translation is MNFAAFKLWREACIRTVPDVVDCAETNLYSALAPLQPRLDPSDTHPRVHRCDLARAWLQRYGFDTGRSRQALVCRGVRHALQLIFKRLSAEGARLWLPSDVYPVYQALAQSAGIAPQTFPTLPAPSFPMAGGTDGPEFLLIANPLKPLGRFLNDEECAALVAWVNAAPGRRLLIDCVYDLGAPFHSTTMQLLQTERAILLHSTTKGWLTPQTFGVALVGEDCAGFESDFREDPPAAMQLQLAHHFLSVEADCPARVVDALQARARRLAERLPEAIRDAGRVGSTDCAPGCYLFPVPLSAEQLLHTHGLVAIPASAFGAEGWSGSILTSLSDSFAPQHHAST
- a CDS encoding metalloregulator ArsR/SmtB family transcription factor yields the protein MDNNAIALDAIFHALADPTRRAVVHRLGSGPATVSELAEPFDMALPSFMKHVRVLEMTGLIRSSKSGRIRTCVLEQEKLDAAERWFADQRATWASRYRNLDNLLDELKGEGDER
- a CDS encoding bifunctional nicotinamide-nucleotide adenylyltransferase/Nudix hydroxylase; the protein is MSTNAKRFDALVFIGRFQPMHRGHLDVLRRALSLADTVCVLIGSTDKPRTIKDPFSFDERRQMIASALDAASRTRVRFAPVQDSTYNDGDWVRWVQDAVAAELGDTAGRKIGIIGHEKDGTSYYLRMFPQWELVEVDSTEDISATEIREQFLAERSNSFVSWAVPAPVFEWMENFRNQPAFAQLKAEAEFIAGYKKAWSAAPYPVTFVTVDAVVVHSGHLLLVRRRSEPGRGLWALPGGFVNQEERLEAACLRELREETGLKLPEPVLRGSLKDRQVFDHPQRSLRGRTITHAFLFSFPVGDLPRVKGGDDADKARWVPLNDFARMRSVMFEDHFDIAYHFLGKL
- a CDS encoding GFA family protein — protein: MPDTLQCICGRVQLRIAGSPAARANCHCNACRDFYGTPVLSATAWDPAHVTVERGAADLIAFQHPTRQLKRHFCRHCGETLFGNNRLGMAVIPNSLFARAAQNGLPDALAPTMHLFYRHRVVDVADALPKYLDGWDGPMYDVV
- a CDS encoding radical SAM protein encodes the protein MIEKKKLYHVTVLSNFARAFDKYSHCYAKAGIPESTYPDRFYLLERSDLHIGYQKASQLLEKLAIPGNRLIALETEVDPRLIQENTTTGRGVFIQSDHIRLSGLYDLKPNDNGIAIRRAVVEEMTAASLRLSSQQFQEFAALRPRTLSILPIAQGCQAKCAFCFSKASISADQAPYRPDWDTVGAWLDKAAAHGAERAVITGGGEPTLLPFAQLEKLIACCAERFSKVVLISNGHAFATLAQAERIAHLRALHDAGLSVLSLSRHHFDAQHNERIMKLNTPVEAIVSTWREHRHLWPNLRLRFICVLQDGGVEDEETLEHYLTWAADQGIEEICFKELYVSTSTESMYFDRAANDWSRHHQVPLALVTDFAARAGFSIAHRLPWGAPVFAGEWAGRPMRIAAYTEPSLYWERTHGIARSWNVMADGRCYASLEDRASELTLEALT
- a CDS encoding RNA 2'-phosphotransferase, which translates into the protein MHPSELKSLSKFLSLILRHEPERIGLALDDAGWAGIGTLLEKAAASGRPMTREQLEAVVETSDKKRFAISEDGQHIRANQGHSIDVDLGLLPAAPPEVLYHGTATRFLESILATGLDKRQRHHVHLTNDPATARSVGQRYGVVVVLTVDAARMHAEGHTFFRSENGVWLTDVVPARYLSAGI
- a CDS encoding chorismate mutase; translation: MHTTLKPSVTIKTALLACAVCLVAGCATPVTAQESAFAPLLRHLADRLVTADQVALSKWDTGQSVYDPEREAKVIANVSGIASTFGLNATDVASVFADQIEANKEVQYALLNDWRRAGAAPTTPRQSLSGDIRPRLDTLQTSILQSLRDAAPARSQADCLTRVAQDIGRVAHEKSLDTLHRIALDRATARLCAKS